The following is a genomic window from Hymenobacter monticola.
TTTCCCGATGAAGCAGTTGATAGGCGACGCCGAAGGCTAACTGCGCGAGGTGAAAATACAGGAAAGTAGGCACCAACGCATAACCGGCCACGCAGCATACCGCATTGAGCAGCAGCCAGCTGCGGCGCCGGTCGCGCAGGTGGCCGAACAAAGCAATGAAAGCCCCCCAATGCATGAGCGCATACCAGGCGTAGCCGCGGGCCTGGAAGCCGAAACCCCACAACGGGAACTGTAACGCCACCACCAGCGCAACCAGCGCCGAGAGTAGCCGGTGCCGCAGCAGGGGCCGCAGCCAGCCATAAGCCGCCGCCACCGTGGCCAGGTAGGCCACCCCCGACAGCCACCGACCAGTAGCAACCAGGTTGTCGGCGCGGCCAAACAAGGCGCCGTTCATCAAATTGAACAGCAGGTGATTGTTGGGCAGCATATAGTAAGACAGGGTCTGAAACGGTGGCAGCTTCGCGCAGTACAGCGCGGAGAATACCTCGTCGGTGCCGGGTGCTACCTGCGCATTGCCCCAGCCCCAAAGCCCGCCGGCCACTGCGAGCACCGGCAGCAAATACGGCGCATCCGGCCGCCAACTCGGCCGGCGTTGCGTAACCGGGGTCGGAACCGGCGTTTGCTGGCTGTGGTACACCAGATAGCCCAGTCCCAGCACGCACAGCCCCAGCGCCAATAGGCACAGTTGGTTTCCCTGGGCTTTGACCGCAGGCGTAAAGAATCGTCCCGACCAGGATTCAGCGCGGTAAAAGCAGCTATTCAGTCCCAAATACCACTGCCGAAGTGCCGCATAAGAATGGAGCAGGTAGGCGCCTGCTCCCGCCCCGCCCGCAAGCAACACGGCCGCTCCCGGGAGGAAGCGGCCGTGGCTGGAAATTCGAAATGAGGACATTTCGCTATCCGATAGCACCTACTGCCCCAGCACGATGGCGAACACCAGCGGCGCCACGATGGTGGCGTCCGATTCGATGATGAATTTCGGGGTTTTCTCGCCCAGCTTGCCCCAGGTGATTTTCTCGTTGGGCACGGCGCCGGAGTAGCTGCCGTAGCTGGTGGTGGAGTCCGAAATCTGGCAGAAGTAGCCCCACAGCGGCACGTCGTGGCGCTGCAAATCCTGGTGCAGCATGGGCACCACGCAGATGGGGAAGTCGCCGGCAATGCCGCCGCCAATCTGGAAGAAGCCCACTTTGCTCTCCTCGGTGGCGGTGTTGGTGTACCAGTCGGCCAGGTACATCATGTACTGAATGCCCGTCTTCATGGTGTGCACGTTCTTGATGTCGCCCGAAATCACGTGGCCGGCGTAAATGTTGCCGAGCGTGGAGTCTTCCCAGCCGGGGCAGATGATGGGCAGGTTTTTCTCGGCCGCGGCCAGCATCCAGGAGTCTTTGGGGTCAATCTGGTAGTATTGCTCCAGGTCGCCCGACTTCAGAATCTGGTAGAAGAATTCGTGCGGGAAATAGCTCTCGCCGGCCTGGTCGGCCTTTTCCCAATGCTTGAGCACGGTGTGCTCGATGCGGCGCATGGCCTCCTCCTCGGGGATGCAGGTATCGGTCACGCGGTTCATGTGGCGCTTCAGCAGTTCGTGCTCGTCGGCGGCGGTGAGGTCGCGGTAGTGCGGCACCCGCTCGTAGAAATCGTGGGCCACCAGATTGAAGATATCCTCTTCGAGGTTGGCGCCGGTGCAGCTGATAATCTGCACCTTGTCCTGCCGGATGAGCTCGGCCAGCTGGATGCCCAGCTCGGCGGTGCTCATGGCGCCGGCCAGGGTTATCATCATCTTGCCGCCATCGGCGAGGTGCTTGTTATAGCCATCGGCCGCGTCGATGAGGGCGGCGGCGTTGAAGTGGCGAAAGTGGTGGCGGAGGAAGTTGGTTACTTGCATTGTGAGGTAATTAGTTTACGTTAGCCGGGGCCGGAATTTCCAGGTCGCGACAGATTTTGAGAGCTGTTGGGCCTTTTACTTCGGTATGACGCGGCACCGCCGAGACGGTGCGCCGGGCCAGATTCACAAAGACGGAGTGGCTGCCGCCTTCGCGTTTTAATACGCAGCCGTGCTGCTCAAGATGCCGCAGCAGGTCGCGTCGCTTCATCAGGCCGCGGCCAACTGAATGTTCTCGCGAATAACGGCACGCCCAGCCTGCTGCTCTTCGGCCAGTTCCCGGCGAACTTCGAGCACCAGTTCAAGCGCTTCGCGCAGATTGGCGCGAGCTTCTTCCAAGGTTTCGCCCTGTGTGTTTACGCCAGGAATTTCTTCCACGTAGGCGGAATATCCACCATCCGCAACCGGCTCGAAAACAGCCGTAAATTTCAAATACGCTTCCATAAAACCGGGCTTAGGAGGGTTGCTCAATAATCAAGTTATGGTTGGTATAGATGCAGATGTCGGCCGCAATGTGCAGGCCTTCTTCCACCATCTGCCGGGCCGATAAATGTGGCGCGTGCTTCTTAAGCGCCAGCGCGGCGGCTTGCGCATACATGGCGCCCGAGCCGATGGCAGCCACGTCGGAGTCGGGCTCCAGCACGTCGCCGGTGCCGCTCACAATGAGCAGTTCGTCCTTGTCGGCCACCACCATCATGGCTTCGAGCTTGCGCAGGTACTGGTCTTTGCGCCAGTCTTTGGCCAGTTCAATGGCGGCGCGCTTGAGGTTGCCGCCGTAGCTGGTCAGCTTCTCTTCGAAGCGGTCGAGCAGCATAAAGGCATCGGCCGTGGAACCAGCGAAGCCGGTCACCACTTTGCTGTCGCCCAGCTTACGGATTTTGCGCACGTTGTTTTTGGCCACGTGCTTGTCCATGGTGGCCTGGCCGTCGGCCCCCACGGCGATTTCGCCGTTGTGCCGGATGCCGAGTACGGTCGTAGAACGGATTCTGGTCATGTTTCTGGTATTCTGTAAAGGGTATTCGGTAGTCGGAATCCTAACAAAAGATGATTGGGTAGTCGATAGCCAGGCGCTACGGTCTGACTACTGACTACCCAATACTGACTACTCAAAAAAGACTCAAATCATCAGGCGCATGGGGTCTTCCAGCAGGCTTTTCAGCGTTTGCAGGAAGGCTGCGCCGGTGGCACCGTCCACCACGCGGTGGTCGCAGCTCAGCGTCACCTTCATGATGTTGCCAATGGCGAGCGCGCCCTCCTTCACAATGGCGGTTTGCTTGATGCCGCCCACGGCTAGGATGCAGGCATCCGGCGGGTTGATGATGGCCGTGAATTCATCAATGCCGAACATGCCCAGGTTCGAGATGGTGAAGGTGCTGCCCTCCCACTCGGCGGGCTGCAGCTTCTTCGATTTGGCTTTGCCGGCCAGCTCTTTCACCTCGTTGGCGATGGTAGCCAGGCCCTTGCCATCGGCGTTGCGCACTACGGGCACCAGCAGACCTTCGTCCACAGCCACGGCCACGCCGATGTTGATGACCTTGTTCTGCCGAATACGGTCGCCTAGCCAAGAGGAGTTCACGGCCGGGTGCGAGCGCAGGGCAATGGCCGCCGACTTAATCACGAGGTCGTTGAAGCTCAGCTTCACCGGCGACAGTTCGTTGAGCTTCACGCGGGCTTCCATGGCCTTGTCCATGTTGATTTCCATCGTGAGATAGAAATGCGGGGCCGTGAACAGGCTCTCGGACAGGCGCTTGGCAATCACCTTGCGCATCTGCGACACGGGCGTGTCGGTGTACGTATCGGTCGAGGCTGGGGCGCTGGCGGCCGGGGCCGGAGCCGCGGCGGGGGCAGCAGCTTGCGGGGCAGCGGCCGGCGTGGCGGCGGGTGCAGGTGCGGCAGCCGGAGCAGCTTGCGTGGCCGGAGCGGCAGCCGTGCCAGGCTGGAAGTTCTCCACGTCGCGCTGCACGATGCGGCCGTTGTCGCCGCTGCCCACTACCTGGGCCAGGTTGATGCCTTTCTCTTTCGCAATGCTCTTGGCCAGCGGCGAGGCCAGGATGCGGCCGTTGTTGGCCGGCGCAGCAGCTTGGGCAGCCGGCGCTTCGGCAGCAGCGGCCGGCGCTGCGGCGGCTTCGGTAGCAGCGGGCGCGGCCGGAGCTGCAGCGGGGGCCGAGCCACCACCGAGCAGGGCCTGGATGTCGGCGCCTTCTTCGCCGATGATGGCAAGGATGCCGTCCACAGCCACGGCTTCACCGGCTTTGGGGCCGGTGTAGAGCAGGGTGCCGTCTTCGTAGTTTTCCAGCTCCATCGTGGCTTTGTCGGTTTCGACTTCGGCCAGGATGTCGCCCGATTTCACTTTGTCGCCCACGTTTTTCAGCCAGGAAGCAATGGTGCCTTCCGTCATCGTGTCGCTCATCTTGGGCATGCGCACCACGGTGGCTTTCTTGCCATTGGCGGGCGCGGCCGGGGCTGCGGGCGCTGCGGCAGGGGCCGGCGCGGGAGCCGGAGCAGGTGCGGGAGCACCTTCAGGGGCTTTAGGTGCCTCGGCGGCGGGGGCCGGGGCGGGGGCTTCGGCAGCGGCCGGAGCCGGGGCAGCGCCACCGCTCTGGCCGTTCAGCAGGCCGGAAATGTCTTCGCCTTCTTTGCCTACGATGGCCAGGATACCGTCAACCGGCACGGCGTCCTTCTCTTTCGGGCCGATGTAGAGCAGGGTGCCATCTTCGTAGTTTTCCAGTTCCATGGTGGCTTTGTCGGTTTCGACTTCGGCCAGGATATCCCCGGATTTAACTTTATCACCCACCTTTTTGAGCCAGGCCGCGATGACGCCTTCGGTCATCGTGTCGCTCATTTTGGGCATTTTTATGATTTCGGCCATCAGTATAGAAGCGCTAGAGTTGAGAAGGCCAAAATTAGCCTGAAAAGTTGGTCAGGCAATGTTTACCCATTGTCCGGCAATTCCAGAATGTTGTAGCGAATTGCCTAAACGCAATGACGCACTTTTTTGCAATTCTCGCGGCCATTCAGCCCGCCGCCTGCAAATGTGCTACGTCCAGGAAGTTCTTAATGGTGAACATCGAGCCCGTGTACTCCAGCTTGTACAGGCATAAGTTGCTGTGTTCAAATCCTTCCATGCAGCTGAGGGGGTAATTGAGCAGCTGGCAGAGCATAACGCGCAGGGCCCGGCCGTGCATACACACCAGCACGGTCTGCTCGTCATCGCGGGCCTTGAGCAGCTCAATGAACGGGCGCTGGCGGGCGGCTACTTCCGCCGGGCTTTCGCCGCCGGTCAGGCGGGCGTTGTCGTCGCCGGCCATCCAGCCGGCCAGCACCTGCCGGTACTCGGCGTCCTCCTCCATGGTGATGCGCGTGCCCTCGCGCACGCCCCAGCTGATTTCGTTGAGGCCGGCGTGGGCTTCGTGGGGCAGGCCCAGGTCGAGGAACTGCTGCACTGATTCGTGGGTGCGGCGTAGCGTGGAGGTGTACACCTTATCGAACGGCACGTGGCCGTAGGCGGCAAAAAACTGCGCGGCCTGGCGCCGGCCGGTGTCGTTCAGGCTCGAATCGACGCCGCTACCCTGCACGATGCCGCGCACGTTGAAATCGGTCTGGCCGTGGCGCAGCAGGAAAATGGTCCGGGGCCTCACGTTGCGTGTAGTTTTGCGTGACAATTCGGTCAACAATCCCTCAAAGTACGGGGATTGTTTCTAGTGGTTAATGATTAACGATTGGTGATTAATGGTCTGCCAAAGGAATAATTGCTGGGCACACCACCTTCACTATCTCTGCTTAATCGTTAACCACTAAGCATTAATCACTAAAAAAATGACCCTGGAAGAAGTACAGCAGTGGACCAATTCGCGCCCGAACCTGGCCCATGCCCTCGGCATTGAAATCACGGCCGTGGCCGACGACCACCTCGAAGGCCGCATGCCCGTCGACGGCCGCACCCACCAGCCCATGGGGCTGTTGCACGGCGGCGCCTCGGTGGCCCTGGCCGAAACCCTGGGTAGCGTGGCCGCCGCCCTGCGCGTGGACCGCAGCAAGCAGGCCTGTGTAGGCCTGGAAATCAACGCCAACCATATTAAGGGCGTGCGCGAGGGCTGGGTGCGGGGCCGGGCCACGCCGGTGCACATCGGCCGCAGCACGCAGGTCTGGGAAATCCGCATCACGCACGAAGAAACCGGGGCGTTGGTGTGCCTCAGCCGCATCACCATGGCCGTGATTGACCTGCCGGGCGCCAACGCCAAAACCGCCTGATGCCCACGCCCGAACTTCGCCAGCTGCGCTGGCCCGCTACTGCCGCTGGCCTCGACACGCTGGGCCGCCTGCGCCACTTGGCAGCCGGGGCCCTGCGCACGGGTCGCCCGCTGGCGCTGTGGCGCGAGCCAGACGCTGCCCAGCCGCGCCTGTTGGTGGCCCGCTCTTTGGAGGCTTCCTTCACGGGTTTGCCGCCCGCGCTCGAGGCCCAGGCGCCGGCCGGCTTTGCCTTCTTTCCCTTCCGCGACTCCGACCACAACCCCGCCCTTTTTCTGCCCGCCGACGTGCGCTACGACGCGGCCGAGCCGGACGTGGTGGCGGTGTCGGCTGCGGCCAATGACATTGTGCCCGGCCTGGCGGCCTGGTTGGCGGCCCCTGCGGTAGAAACCCTGAGCTGGCACCGCAGCCAACAGCCCGCGCCGCACACCGCCACCGAGGCGGAGTACATGCGTTTGGTGAGCGAAGGGGTGGCCGCCATCGAAACCCGCGAGGTGGTGAAGGTGGTGACGTCGCGGGCGGCGCGGCGGCCGCTGCCGGCGGGGTTCGACGCGTTTGCGGCGTTTGCGAAATTGCTGGCGAAGTACCCGCGGGCGTTTGTGTCGCTGGTGAGTGTGCCAGGCGTGGGCACCTGGCTGGGCGCCACGCCCGAGGTGCTGGCCGAGGTAACGGCCGACGGCACGTTTCGAACCATGGCGCTGGCCGGCACCCAGCCGCTGGCGCCCGGCATGCTGCCCCAGCAGGCCATCTGGCGGCAGAAGGAGATTGAGGAGCAGGCCCTGGTGGCGCGCTACATCGTGAGCTGCTTCAAGCAGCTGCGGCTGCGCGAGTACCACGAAACCGGCCCGCGCACGGCCATTGCCGGGCAGCTGCTGCACCTGCGTACCGATTTTGAGGTGAACCTCAACAACGTGCCTTTCCCTAACCTGGGCACCGACATGCTGCGCCTGCTGCACCCCACCTCCGCGGTGGGCGGTATGCCCCGGCAAGCGGCCATGAATTTTATTCAAGAACATGAAGGCTACGACCGGGCCTACTACAGCGGCTTTCTGGGCCCCGTAAACGTGGCCGCGCCCGGCGTGGCCCGCCTCTACGTGAACCTGCGCTGCCTGCAGCTGCGCCCCGACGAAGCCGTGCTCTACGCCGGCACCGGCCTCACCGTCGACTCAGACCCGGAGCGCGAGTGGCAGGAAACCCAAATGAAATTGCAAACCGTAAGCGCTGTGCTTCAGTGAGCAGCTATCAGTGAGCAGTGAACAGCCCTACCAAAGCGTAAGTCAATGCTGTTCAAATTGCTCCTACGCACTGTTAACTGCTCACCATTAACTGATAACTGATTTTATGCAGGCCGTTCATAACATCGCCGAAATCTGCGCCCGTCACGGCATTACCGATGTGGTGCTTTCGCCGGGCTCGCGCTCGGCGCCGCTCACGCTGGCCTTTGCCCGCCACCCCGGCTTGAAGGTGCGCGTGGTGCCCGATGAGCGGGCAGCGGCCTTTATCGGCTTGGGCATTGCACAGGCGCAGCGGCGGGCGGTGGCGCTGGTGTGTACCTCCGGCACGGCCGGGCTGAACTACGCGCCCGCCGTGGCCGAGGCCTTTTTTCAGCGCATTCCGCTGGTGGTTTTCACCGCCGACCGGCCGCCGGAATGGATAGACCAACTCGATGGGCAAACCATTCGGCAGCGCAACCTTTACGGCGCGCACGCCAAGGGAGAGTTCGAGTTTCCGGTGGATACCACGCACGCCGACGCCAAGTGGCATGCGGCGCGCATCGTGAACGAGGCCATCAACCTGGCGCAGGCCGCACCGGCCGGGCCAGTGCAGGTGAACGTGCCGCTACGGGAGCCGTTTTACCCAAAGGCGGGCGAGGAAATTCAATACGAGCAGGACGTAAAAATCACACTGGAAGCCACGCCCGAGCCGGTGTTGCCGACCATAGAAGCGGCAGCCTTTCTAGGCGAAATAGAAGCGGCCAAAAAGGTGCTGGTGGTAGCGGGCCAGCATCCGGCCAACCCGGAAGTGCAGGCAACTTTGGTCGCCTTTGCTACGGCCGTCGGCGCTGTGGTGGTGGGCGATACCATTGCCAATCTGTTGCCACTAGGTGACTTGGTGATTGGGCAGCAAGATGTGTTTCTGGCCGGCATGACTAAAGAGGCGCGGGAAGAACTGCGGCCCGATTTGCTTATTACCTACGGGCAGTCGCTAATTTCCAAAAGCCTGAAACTGTTTCTGCGCGATGCTGCGCCGGCTGCGCATTGGCATATCTTGGCCCACGGCGAAGCGGCTGACACGTTTCGGTCGCTTACGCGCGTCATCCGTGTAGAGCCCGCCGGTTTCTTCCATCAGTTGTCGGTCTTGAAAACTGGTGAGGGCATAACCACTGGAGGTTCGAATCCGCCCTTCTCTGCAAATCAGCCTACTTCTACAGAACGGGGTTTGAGCTCAAATTCCGTCGGAAGCGCAGATGCACAAGGCCATACAGGTTCGAGTCCAAGTGGCCCCACCGTAACCTGGCAACAAGCTAACGCTGCAGCTGTCGAGTTTCTGATGAAGTTCTTTGCTGCCGAAACCCAGCCTTTCAACGAATTTTCGGCCTTCCGGCAAGTATTAACAACGCTGCCATTCTATGCTGCCCTGCACCTCGCCAACAGCATGGCCGTGCGCTACGCCAATATATTGGGCCTGCCCAAGGACCGGGAAATCGAGGTGTTTGCCAACCGCGGCACCAGCGGCATCGACGGTTGCACCAGCACCGCTGTGGGCGCGGCGCTGGCCCAGCCCGAGCGGCCGGTGGTGCTGCTAACCGGCGACGTCGCGTTTTTCTACGACCGCAACGCCTTCTGGCACAACTACCCCACCCCTCACCTGCGCGTGGTGCTGTTCAACAACCACGGCGGGGGTATTTTCCGCCTCATCGACGGGCCGCGCCAGCAGCCGGAGCTGGAGGAGTTTTTTGAGACGCGCCAATTGCTGACGGCGGAGAATACGGCCAAGGATTTCAACCTGCGATACTTCCCGGTTTCATCATTTAAAGAACTTCAAGCCGCGCTGCCGGTTTTCTTTGCAGCCGAAACCGGCGCGGCCATTCTGGAAGTCTTCACGGACTCGAAGACCAACGCGGCGTTTTTTGAAG
Proteins encoded in this region:
- a CDS encoding deoxyhypusine synthase family protein is translated as MQVTNFLRHHFRHFNAAALIDAADGYNKHLADGGKMMITLAGAMSTAELGIQLAELIRQDKVQIISCTGANLEEDIFNLVAHDFYERVPHYRDLTAADEHELLKRHMNRVTDTCIPEEEAMRRIEHTVLKHWEKADQAGESYFPHEFFYQILKSGDLEQYYQIDPKDSWMLAAAEKNLPIICPGWEDSTLGNIYAGHVISGDIKNVHTMKTGIQYMMYLADWYTNTATEESKVGFFQIGGGIAGDFPICVVPMLHQDLQRHDVPLWGYFCQISDSTTSYGSYSGAVPNEKITWGKLGEKTPKFIIESDATIVAPLVFAIVLGQ
- a CDS encoding type II toxin-antitoxin system HicA family toxin, which codes for MKRRDLLRHLEQHGCVLKREGGSHSVFVNLARRTVSAVPRHTEVKGPTALKICRDLEIPAPANVN
- a CDS encoding type II toxin-antitoxin system HicB family antitoxin codes for the protein MEAYLKFTAVFEPVADGGYSAYVEEIPGVNTQGETLEEARANLREALELVLEVRRELAEEQQAGRAVIRENIQLAAA
- the hslV gene encoding ATP-dependent protease subunit HslV translates to MTRIRSTTVLGIRHNGEIAVGADGQATMDKHVAKNNVRKIRKLGDSKVVTGFAGSTADAFMLLDRFEEKLTSYGGNLKRAAIELAKDWRKDQYLRKLEAMMVVADKDELLIVSGTGDVLEPDSDVAAIGSGAMYAQAAALALKKHAPHLSARQMVEEGLHIAADICIYTNHNLIIEQPS
- a CDS encoding pyruvate dehydrogenase complex dihydrolipoamide acetyltransferase, giving the protein MAEIIKMPKMSDTMTEGVIAAWLKKVGDKVKSGDILAEVETDKATMELENYEDGTLLYIGPKEKDAVPVDGILAIVGKEGEDISGLLNGQSGGAAPAPAAAEAPAPAPAAEAPKAPEGAPAPAPAPAPAPAAAPAAPAAPANGKKATVVRMPKMSDTMTEGTIASWLKNVGDKVKSGDILAEVETDKATMELENYEDGTLLYTGPKAGEAVAVDGILAIIGEEGADIQALLGGGSAPAAAPAAPAATEAAAAPAAAAEAPAAQAAAPANNGRILASPLAKSIAKEKGINLAQVVGSGDNGRIVQRDVENFQPGTAAAPATQAAPAAAPAPAATPAAAPQAAAPAAAPAPAASAPASTDTYTDTPVSQMRKVIAKRLSESLFTAPHFYLTMEINMDKAMEARVKLNELSPVKLSFNDLVIKSAAIALRSHPAVNSSWLGDRIRQNKVINIGVAVAVDEGLLVPVVRNADGKGLATIANEVKELAGKAKSKKLQPAEWEGSTFTISNLGMFGIDEFTAIINPPDACILAVGGIKQTAIVKEGALAIGNIMKVTLSCDHRVVDGATGAAFLQTLKSLLEDPMRLMI
- a CDS encoding histidine phosphatase family protein, whose protein sequence is MRPRTIFLLRHGQTDFNVRGIVQGSGVDSSLNDTGRRQAAQFFAAYGHVPFDKVYTSTLRRTHESVQQFLDLGLPHEAHAGLNEISWGVREGTRITMEEDAEYRQVLAGWMAGDDNARLTGGESPAEVAARQRPFIELLKARDDEQTVLVCMHGRALRVMLCQLLNYPLSCMEGFEHSNLCLYKLEYTGSMFTIKNFLDVAHLQAAG
- a CDS encoding hotdog fold thioesterase — protein: MTLEEVQQWTNSRPNLAHALGIEITAVADDHLEGRMPVDGRTHQPMGLLHGGASVALAETLGSVAAALRVDRSKQACVGLEINANHIKGVREGWVRGRATPVHIGRSTQVWEIRITHEETGALVCLSRITMAVIDLPGANAKTA
- a CDS encoding chorismate-binding protein is translated as MPTPELRQLRWPATAAGLDTLGRLRHLAAGALRTGRPLALWREPDAAQPRLLVARSLEASFTGLPPALEAQAPAGFAFFPFRDSDHNPALFLPADVRYDAAEPDVVAVSAAANDIVPGLAAWLAAPAVETLSWHRSQQPAPHTATEAEYMRLVSEGVAAIETREVVKVVTSRAARRPLPAGFDAFAAFAKLLAKYPRAFVSLVSVPGVGTWLGATPEVLAEVTADGTFRTMALAGTQPLAPGMLPQQAIWRQKEIEEQALVARYIVSCFKQLRLREYHETGPRTAIAGQLLHLRTDFEVNLNNVPFPNLGTDMLRLLHPTSAVGGMPRQAAMNFIQEHEGYDRAYYSGFLGPVNVAAPGVARLYVNLRCLQLRPDEAVLYAGTGLTVDSDPEREWQETQMKLQTVSAVLQ
- the menD gene encoding 2-succinyl-5-enolpyruvyl-6-hydroxy-3-cyclohexene-1-carboxylic-acid synthase, which encodes MQAVHNIAEICARHGITDVVLSPGSRSAPLTLAFARHPGLKVRVVPDERAAAFIGLGIAQAQRRAVALVCTSGTAGLNYAPAVAEAFFQRIPLVVFTADRPPEWIDQLDGQTIRQRNLYGAHAKGEFEFPVDTTHADAKWHAARIVNEAINLAQAAPAGPVQVNVPLREPFYPKAGEEIQYEQDVKITLEATPEPVLPTIEAAAFLGEIEAAKKVLVVAGQHPANPEVQATLVAFATAVGAVVVGDTIANLLPLGDLVIGQQDVFLAGMTKEAREELRPDLLITYGQSLISKSLKLFLRDAAPAAHWHILAHGEAADTFRSLTRVIRVEPAGFFHQLSVLKTGEGITTGGSNPPFSANQPTSTERGLSSNSVGSADAQGHTGSSPSGPTVTWQQANAAAVEFLMKFFAAETQPFNEFSAFRQVLTTLPFYAALHLANSMAVRYANILGLPKDREIEVFANRGTSGIDGCTSTAVGAALAQPERPVVLLTGDVAFFYDRNAFWHNYPTPHLRVVLFNNHGGGIFRLIDGPRQQPELEEFFETRQLLTAENTAKDFNLRYFPVSSFKELQAALPVFFAAETGAAILEVFTDSKTNAAFFEEYRSAVKAAFS